The genome window CACAATGAGACTAACAGATTACACTGACAGCCCGTTGCTTCATAAGAATGCAAGGCTGTGGGTCAACAGGGTAATTCAGCAGGTCAAGGCATGTATCATATAACTGATTCAACTCATGGATTTAGTTCTTTCTAAACTTTACCACCTCTATAAAGTGTATGAATGAAATGCTTTAAAGGACTGTTTTGTCATCGACTTATATTCTTTATCTCAACGACACAACCACACATGAAGCTGAGGTCATCTTCCATCCTTCCGTCCTGAGGCACACGCTGCCACTCCGAGCTGTAGGAAGCTGCTTGGAGATgaggtttttgtgtgtgagaaaaacATGCAGCGAGTGAGTCACTGCTATATAACCAGAACCTGTGACTTCAGGATTGGAGCCATTAATTCAGATGGAAGTGACTGTTACGTAAAGCACCGATCCATGTATGCAGGCAGCCTGACAGATTTTCTGTCCAACAGGCACCGACACCATCTGCAGGGGCTACTTTGAATGTTACCTTGGAAACACATTTTACCGCTTTTTCTGACAAAACAGAGTTTGGGATCTGAGCAGGCTGATGTCTAAGGCTGATGTTGTGAGCAGTCAGATCACCTTGTCCAATCAGCTGTgtcgtacacacacacacacacacacacacacactcacgacTAATTTTGTTTCTAAAAGTTCAGCTTTAATGTCACCAACTGACTCATCTTTTATCACCACAGTTGTGTTGCTCTTTGTGCAAAGAGTGTCTCTATTGTGTGAAAGCTGAGTCACCAGATGTCGTTAGCGAGGTTGAGACGACAGACGAAATGAACAGTTTCGAACTGGATGATGTCACTTTATTTCAATAAGcaacactgaaactgcacaaAAGTAGCAAAATACATTACGTTGTCAATCTGGTATTTATTTACAGTAAGTGCAAAATACAACAAGTTATAAATAAACTcatcatacaaaaaaaacaaccataatcATCAATAGCTTACTACTGGTGATGTCAGCACTTTGGGCTcgacagacaaaaaacatttggcaggaataagagcaaaagagatgagagaagaaaggaaacaaagggCTAGTGTTAACGTCATTTGTTCAAAACACGGAAAACCTTGCATCCGTCTGTCAGTTGAGTTCTAACCTCCAACATTCAAGTCACAAAGAGTCTGTGACTGGAAACGTCACTTCATTTCCAGTCCATTACACAGGCTGACACACTGAGCTCAGTCCACTCAGTCTACTTCAGACAAGTATATGGATGACAGTGCAGAAATGTTCCAAACACCTATCGCGTGCACCGAGGGTGGATGTGAACACGCTGATGAATGGTGGTGAACCATCCGACTTTCAGCCTTTTAGAAGCAGGCCCATGTCCACACAGTCCGCTCTCCCGGCTGTAACCTGCTCAAAGGTTTTGTGTAGAGTTAAAACAGGAGTCTCTGTCGGGCTCCTACAGCACAGAGAGATCATGACAGGACTTTGATTTGAGCCAGAATGCCACACTGGGATTGTTCTTTGCCACCACCTTGTCGAGGAAGCGTCTGGCCTTCTTAGGAAGGCTCTCGCGGCGCATGTTACAGCTTGTGTGCCTTCGACGCTTGTTGGCCTCCTTGGAGTCTCGGCGTAGACGCAGCTGCCGCACTATGCCGTTAAAAGCCTCCCAGACGTTGTGCTGCATGGCGGCCGAGGTTTCGATAAACTTGCAGTCGAACACAGCAGCACAGGCGCGCCCCTCTGAAGCGGAGAGTCAAACATCAGTGAGCATACAGAAATAACTCATCGTTCATTACAGAGAATTAAACAGGGATTGTGTGTCCTCACCGCTGACTGACACCTCTCTGCGTCGCACCAGGTCACATTTGTTCCCCACCAGGATGATTGGTGTGTGCTGGGCAGGGCGGAGCCGGCGTAGGGTTATTCTGAGCTCCGAGGCCCGCAGGAACGAGGCTCGGTCAGTGACGGAGTACAGCAACAGGTAGGCATCACCTGTCTGCATGTGGCGCTCCTGGGCCCAATCGCTGTCAGTCtgcaaaacatacaaacatacacaatgAGATACAGGATTCACAGTACGATGTAAGCCAAGTCGACGTGTCTGTTTTTCACCTCACCTCTGTGTCCCATGTGTCAAACAAAGTTAGAGTTGCGGGCTCTCCGTCCACTTCGATGTCCTTTTCACACACTTCATCTGAAATCAACGAACACAAGAAGACGTTAGTAACATCATAGACTTAATAGGcgttttgttgttgtgctgcaTTTGATCttttctgtctgcctgctctgATGCATCACATAAAAAAAGCATGTATCTGATGTGGCACATATGACTTGCGCTAAATAGAAATCCAAATGGTACATAAAACATGATGAGTGCCCTCTTCTTCACTATGAATATAATTAATCACGACTTCCTGTGTGCTGGTGCCCCTCCGCATACATGTGGTGCCCCTTTAGTTCTTTTCGCCCCTGACCCTAAAACATCCTGTGTTCACCACTGCAGGTCAAACCCTTCTCCCCATGCTATTATAAGATAAtagatttagttttttctctgGATTTGGTTTGCTTCTGTTAGTATCCATCTAAAAAGTAACATAGAAATAAGTTTCAGTGTAGTCATCACGTCTTCCTCACCTCCACACAGCTCGCTGTAGTCACTGTCCATGCTGTCCGCCGCCCCGGCGAAGATGCTCGTGAAAGCCGTCTTCCCGACCCCGCTGGCCCCTAACAGCACTACCCGGTACGGACTGCCCGGTTCCGGCAGGTCCCCGCTGGAGTCGGAGGAGATGACCGAGTCTGAGGACGACCAACTCCCGCGGCTCCCATCCGACTCCCCGGCGGAGCTGGTGCAGGACTTGGAGCGGGAGATACAGGCGGGGACCCGGGTGAGGAAGCTGTCCGTCAGCAGGTGGCTGCCCGGGTCGCAGATACTCCACCGGTGCAGCTCCGTCTGCAAGCGGAGGCTGTGTCTGCGCACACTGGACAGCATGGCGACGGAATGAGGATGAGATGGATGAACTgttcacaaggttttcactgGGAACACAATCCCAGCAAAGACGATAACACCAGTCGATTTCTTCCCCCTCACTCAAGACATAAATGTCCTTTTTATTTCAGAGAAATTCACCTAAAACCTAAGTGAGCAGAAACTATGTCCGAAAAGTatcaaaaatttaaaaaaagcgaCAAAGATGGACTTTACTGATAAAACAGACGAGGTTTAACTCGGACATTGCAGGATGATCTAGTTGTTAAATCCTGGAGCATTTACAGCTGGGAGATGATGTCTCTGCTGCCTTCTGTCTCTGTAATCTCCAGATGACTGTCTCTGGAGCTCTGATGGGGTTTCCCTCTGGTTTatatgaggaggaggaggaggaggaggctgctcaCACAAGTGGAGCATGGATGTTGACAGTGATGTGTTGGGTATTTACTGATCTGACTCACTTTTTGAGTCACTGCCCGGATTACATTCACACGAACATGGTACTGAAATTGTTGCCCACGACAATAATATGGGAATTGAATGAAATCAAATAACTGGACGAAACAATACTTCTTTGCAGAATATATACAGCTGTAAGAGGTTTTCTGGAGATTAACAGATTTGCTCTTATAGTCACAATTCAAAGAGACACACGGCTGTAAACTGGAATGTGTGAATTTACTTATCAGGGTAAGAGTTGGATGACTTTTGTCACTTTTGAGAGAATCAATAACAGTCTTAGAagttgactttaaaaaaaacccctcagGGCTTGGtaataaattacaaaatgtatgaCAACCATTCCTGGACTATTATAATAGTGTACACTGTAAGCAATATGGCTTAATGCCTGTAACTGATAATCACGACTTTGTATAATCCTtgcagtat of Sparus aurata chromosome 17, fSpaAur1.1, whole genome shotgun sequence contains these proteins:
- the gem gene encoding GTP-binding protein GEM, translating into MLSSVRRHSLRLQTELHRWSICDPGSHLLTDSFLTRVPACISRSKSCTSSAGESDGSRGSWSSSDSVISSDSSGDLPEPGSPYRVVLLGASGVGKTAFTSIFAGAADSMDSDYSELCGDEVCEKDIEVDGEPATLTLFDTWDTETDSDWAQERHMQTGDAYLLLYSVTDRASFLRASELRITLRRLRPAQHTPIILVGNKCDLVRRREVSVSEGRACAAVFDCKFIETSAAMQHNVWEAFNGIVRQLRLRRDSKEANKRRRHTSCNMRRESLPKKARRFLDKVVAKNNPSVAFWLKSKSCHDLSVL